A window of Saccharomyces paradoxus chromosome XI, complete sequence contains these coding sequences:
- the YET1 gene encoding Yet1p (Endoplasmic reticulum transmembrane protein~similar to YKL065C) has protein sequence MSLYFTTLFLLLTIEMVMLFIFVLPLPFRIRRGIFSTYNQLTAKQQIKTIIFITGCLVGLLFIDSWKRSQIRVSLYHNDNSGSMGSSAVTPIQALASRAYNQRNMYISGFILYFSICIPTVMSIVKRLVKYQGLINEQKKQKSNKPSPNAKKDSKEADSVKLQEELKKKQISLEGLQKQVKNLEKYFDEKNQPGNVAAAEAAKKGN, from the coding sequence ATGAGTTTATACTTTAcaacattatttttattgctCACCATTGAGATGGTGATgctcttcatcttcgttttGCCATTACCATTCCGGATCCGTAGAGGTATTTTTAGCACCTATAATCAATTGACAGCGAAGCAGCAAATAAAAACTATAATCTTTATAACGGGTTGTCTTGTTGGTCTGTTGTTTATCGATTCATGGAAGAGGTCTCAAATCCGTGTTTCATTATACCACAACGATAACAGTGGCTCAATGGGGTCATCTGCTGTAACTCCAATACAGGCTCTAGCATCAAGAGCTTacaatcaaagaaatatgtACATTTCCGGGTTCatattgtatttttctatcTGCATCCCAACTGTCATGTCTATTGTCAAGAGACTGGTGAAATACCAAGGCTTAATCAAcgaacaaaaaaaacaaaaatcaaataaaccTTCTCCAAACGCTAAGaaagattcaaaagaagCTGATTCCGTTAAACTTCAAGAAgaactgaagaaaaagcaaatttCGTTGGAGGGCCTACAAAAGCAAGTCAAAAACTTAgagaaatattttgatgaGAAGAATCAACCTGGAAACGTAGCCGCTGCTGAAGCTGCgaagaaaggaaattaa